Within Deinococcus actinosclerus, the genomic segment TTCCACGCACACGTAGTACGTGCCCTGCGCGGCCAGGGCGCCCTTATCGGTCTTGCCGTCCCACGCGACCGCGTACGTGCCCGGGTTGCGGGTGGCGCTGCTGACGGTCGTCAGAAGGTCGGCGTTGCCCCGGTACCAGCGGCGCAGTTCGGACAGCCAGCGGGGGTTCATGCGCGACTGCTGCACCCACACGGTCAGGTTCCGGACGGTGTTCCCGGATTCGTCCTCGATCCACACGGCCACGTAGGGGCGTTTCACGCGCCCGGTGGCTTTCGTGGCGACTGTGAAGGCCACGTCCAGGCTCATGCCGGCAGGCCACTTCTTGGCGGTGGCGGCGGCGGCAGCCTGGGCGGGGGTGAAGCGGGCGACGGTCAGGGCGGCGGCGGTCAGGCCGAGGCGGTTCAGAAAGCGGCGGCGCGTGTGGGTCATGGGGTGGATCCTCCTGCGGGCAGGGTGGCGCCGCCCCGTTAGCGGGCGGTTAACAGGGGCCGCGCGCCGCGTCCCGGCCCGGCCGCGAGGGCCGCGCCGCGCCAGCCGGGCGAGGCGTGCCGCTGGCCGTCGGCCGTGATGATCAGCGCCTCGCACTCGGGCAGGCCCGCGAGCAGTTGCAGACCCGCGCGGACGTCCAGAACACTCAGGACCGTCGCGAGGGCGTCGGCGGTCACGCACTCGGGGGCGGTGACGGTCACGCCCGGCACGTCCTGCACCGGCTGCCCAGAGCGGGGATCAAGGACGTGCGAGTAGTGGACCGCGCCGATCCGGACTCCCCGGTGGGCCTGCCCGCTGGTGGCCAGGGCGCCGCCGCGCACCTGCACCCGCGCGGCGGGCGGGGCGTCGTCCCGGGCCGTGAAGGGATCGGCGATCAGCACGTTCACGCGGGCCGGTCCGGTCACGCGCAGGTCGCCCCCGGCGTTGATCAGGACGCTCCGGACCCCCGCGCCGCGCGTGGCGGCCAGTACCGCCCGGTCCACGATGTACCCCTTGGCCAGGGCGTTCAGTCCCAGGGGACCGCTGGCGTGCAGGGTGGCGCTGCCGTCGGCGTGCAGCGTCCAGGGCGCGGCCCGCAGGGCGCTGACCTGCCGGGCCAGCGCGGCCTCGCTGGGCCGCTGACCGGTCGCGGCGGCCTGCTGCCACAGCTGGCCCAGGGCGTCCGCGCCCGGGTGGAACGCCCCGCCGCTCAGGGCGCGCCAGTGGTCCGCGAGCCGCAGGACATGCTGGAGTTCCAGGCTCAGCGCGACGTGGGTGGCGCCGGGCCGAGCCTGCCAGCGGCACAGTTCGCTGCCGGGGTCGAAGCGGTTGAAGATCAGGGTCAGCCGCTCGATCTCGGCCAGGGCCGCCTGCTCCGCCGCCTCGGCCTGCGCGGCCGTGCGGGCGACCACCTGCACCTCCACCTCGGTGCCCAGCAGGCGCTCGTAGGTGGTGTGCAGCCGGTGGGGGGGCCGCAGGACGGCACGCAGGGCACTGGAGATCACGTGCCGCATTCTGCGCTGGCTTTCTGACCGGTGCGTTAAAATGTGACCAGAGCCACGAGGAAGAGGTAGAGACCACCCAGGGGCGTGACGCTCAGGCCGGCTGACGGCTGGCGACGTTGAAGATCAGCGCGATGAGGAGCAGGTCCAGCGCCCAGCTGACCGGGCGGCGCAGCCGCGGATCACGGCGGGCACGCAGGAGCTGCACGCCCAGGCGCGCCAGCAGCAGCCCGCCGATCAGGTACGGACTGGGGGCAACGCCGCCGGTCACGAGCGGCCAGAGCAGCAGCGCGGCCAGTACGGCCAGCAGCAGGAAACTCAGGGCCGTCAGCGCGTCCGGGGTGGGGCGGCGGCCCGGCTGGTCAGGCGTGGGGTCGGGCGGGGTCGTCACGCGCTGCATTCAAGCACAGGCCACCCCACCCGACTGTCCCCCACGCACGGGCCGACGGGTCAGGGCGATCCACGGGACGGCTTGGCCTCCGTGGATCGCCCTGATCTCCCCTGGTCAGCGGTCGTCGCTGACGATCGTCTCCCCGGTGGGCGCGAGCACCAGCACGCTGTTCGGGGGCAGGTTCAGGCGCAGGTGGTGGGTCTGCCCGTGCCAGCCTTCCTCCCTGGCGGTCAGGTCGGGCTGCTGCGTGCCGAAGCCGCCGAACTCGCCGTCGTCGGTGGAGAGCAGCAGGCGGTACGCGCCGCCCTGCGGCACCCCGACCGGGTACACGTCGCGGTACACCGGGGTCAGGTTCGCCACGACCACGCTCCACGCGCCGCCCACCGGGTCGCGGCGGATGAAGGCGTACACGCTGTTGTCCACGTCGTCGGCGTTCACCCACAGCATGCCCTCTTCCTTCGTGTCGGCCACGTGCCAGTCCGGGCGGGTGCGGTACAGGCCGTTCAGGCGCCGCACGAGGTTCAGCACGCCCCGGTGGTCCGGGTGGTCCGCGAGGTGCCAGGGCAGGCCGGCGTCGTGGTTCCATTCGGTGGGCTGCGCGAACTCCTGCCCCATGAACAGCAGTTTCTTGCCGGGCGTGGCCCACATCAGCGCCAGGAACGCGCGGTAGCCGGCGCGCTGCGCGTACCAGTCGCCGGGCATCTTCATGACCATGCTCTTCTTCAGGTGCACGACCTCGTCGTGACTGATCGCCAGGACGTAGTTCTCGCTCGTGCGGTACACGTTGAAGAACGTCAGCGCGTGGTGGTGGTGCTTGCGCCACAGGGGGTCCTGCTCGAAGTACCCCAGGTTGTCGTTCATCCAGCCCATCGCCCACTTGTAGTCGAAGCCCAGCCCGAACGGGCTCGGGGTGGTCACGCCGGGGAACGAGGTGCTCTCCTCCGCGACGATCATGCAACCCGGGGCCATGTGATGCACGACCTCGTTCAGGCGCTTGAGGAACGCGATGGCCTCGAGGTTCTCGCGGCCGCCGTGCACGTTCGGGATCCACTCGGTGCGGGAGAAGTCGAGGTACAGCATGCTGGCGACCGCGTCCACCCGCAGGCCGTCCACGTGGAAGTCCTGCAGCCACTTCAGGGCCGAGCCGATCAGGAACATCACGACCTCGTTGCGGCCGTAGTCGAAGATGTACGTGTTCCAGTCCTGGTGGAAGCCCTTGCGGGGGTCGGCGTACTCGAACAGCGGCGTGCCGTCGAACTTCGCCAGGCCCGCGCTGTCGGTCGGGAAGTGCCCGGGCACCCAGTCCAGGATCACGCCGATGCCCAGGCCGTGCAGGTGGTTGACGAGGTACTTGAAGTCCTCCGGGCTGCCCATGCGGCTGGTCGGCGCGTAGTACCCGGTCACCTGATAGCCCCACGAGCCGTCGAAGGGGTGCTCCATGACCCCCAGCAGTTCCACGTGGGTGTAGCCCAGGAACTGCACGTACTCGCCCAGCCGGTGCGCGAGGTCGCGGTAGTTCATGAACCAGCCGTCGTCCCGGCGTGCCCAGGAGGGCAGGTGCACCTCGTAGATGCTGACCGGACGGTCGAAGCCCGCGCTGCGGTGCGCCATCCAGCCGTCGTCGGACCACGTGAACGGCTGGTCCCACACGATGCTGGCCGTGGCGGGCCGCACCTCGAAGAACGACCCGTAGGGGTCCATCTTGTCCTCGGTGCGGCCGTCCGGGCCAGTCACGCGGAACTTGTAGCGCTGCCCGTTGCGGGCCGCCGGGACGAACGCGCCCCAGAACCCGAAGTCGAGGCGCTGCATGGCGTTGTCGAAGCCGTTGTAGCCGTTGAAGTCCCCCACGACGCTGACATGGTGCGCGTTGGGGGCCCACACGCCGAACCGCACGCCCTCCACGCCATTCTCGGTGACGACGTGCGCGCCCAGCAGGTGGTCGGGCCGCACCAGGTCCGCCGTGACCAGTTTCTGCAGGTGCCCGTGATCGAGCGGAAGCGGTTCATTCATGAAGGTCAGTCTAGCCGCGCCTCCACGGGCACGCTGAGGGCCGGTCCAGAACATGAAGGAAACGCTCAGGGCCACCCACGGCCGTCATGTGTGGCGTGAGCAGTGGTCCCCGCCGCCTATGCTGCCCCGGTGACGGCCACCACACCCACGACGCCCGACCTGATCCTGCCCGCCCTGGCCGACCTGCTGGGTTGCGGCGCGGACGACCTGCGCCCCCTGCTGCCGCAGCTGATCTCCGCATGGACGGCAGAGGACGGGTCGGGCGCGATTGCCCTGCGCCTCACCCCCCGCGCGGACCTGGAGGTGCTGGGCGGCGCCCGCCCCGGCCCCCGACAGACCCAGGTTGCCCTGACCCTCCTGCGGGCCTGTCCTCTGGCGCGACCCTGAGCGCCTACGCGGACGACGCCATGGCCACGTCGCGCTGGACGCCTCCGGTCAGGGCGTCGGGGTCTGCCGCGCGTGGCTGGCCGGCGACACGCTGACCGTGGGCAGTCCCGGCGTCCACCCGGCGCTGCGCCACACCACCCTGCGTCACGCCCTGCTGCGCGCCACCGGCGACGCCGCCCGCGAACGCGGCGCCCGGCGGC encodes:
- a CDS encoding DUF2271 domain-containing protein, whose translation is MTHTRRRFLNRLGLTAAALTVARFTPAQAAAAATAKKWPAGMSLDVAFTVATKATGRVKRPYVAVWIEDESGNTVRNLTVWVQQSRMNPRWLSELRRWYRGNADLLTTVSSATRNPGTYAVAWDGKTDKGALAAQGTYYVCVEAAREHGPYSLVREKITVGTAAFKKTLSADNDIEAASVAFGKA
- a CDS encoding FAD:protein FMN transferase, whose amino-acid sequence is MRHVISSALRAVLRPPHRLHTTYERLLGTEVEVQVVARTAAQAEAAEQAALAEIERLTLIFNRFDPGSELCRWQARPGATHVALSLELQHVLRLADHWRALSGGAFHPGADALGQLWQQAAATGQRPSEAALARQVSALRAAPWTLHADGSATLHASGPLGLNALAKGYIVDRAVLAATRGAGVRSVLINAGGDLRVTGPARVNVLIADPFTARDDAPPAARVQVRGGALATSGQAHRGVRIGAVHYSHVLDPRSGQPVQDVPGVTVTAPECVTADALATVLSVLDVRAGLQLLAGLPECEALIITADGQRHASPGWRGAALAAGPGRGARPLLTAR
- a CDS encoding 1,4-alpha-glucan branching enzyme, coding for MNEPLPLDHGHLQKLVTADLVRPDHLLGAHVVTENGVEGVRFGVWAPNAHHVSVVGDFNGYNGFDNAMQRLDFGFWGAFVPAARNGQRYKFRVTGPDGRTEDKMDPYGSFFEVRPATASIVWDQPFTWSDDGWMAHRSAGFDRPVSIYEVHLPSWARRDDGWFMNYRDLAHRLGEYVQFLGYTHVELLGVMEHPFDGSWGYQVTGYYAPTSRMGSPEDFKYLVNHLHGLGIGVILDWVPGHFPTDSAGLAKFDGTPLFEYADPRKGFHQDWNTYIFDYGRNEVVMFLIGSALKWLQDFHVDGLRVDAVASMLYLDFSRTEWIPNVHGGRENLEAIAFLKRLNEVVHHMAPGCMIVAEESTSFPGVTTPSPFGLGFDYKWAMGWMNDNLGYFEQDPLWRKHHHHALTFFNVYRTSENYVLAISHDEVVHLKKSMVMKMPGDWYAQRAGYRAFLALMWATPGKKLLFMGQEFAQPTEWNHDAGLPWHLADHPDHRGVLNLVRRLNGLYRTRPDWHVADTKEEGMLWVNADDVDNSVYAFIRRDPVGGAWSVVVANLTPVYRDVYPVGVPQGGAYRLLLSTDDGEFGGFGTQQPDLTAREEGWHGQTHHLRLNLPPNSVLVLAPTGETIVSDDR